A region of the Aythya fuligula isolate bAytFul2 chromosome 24, bAytFul2.pri, whole genome shotgun sequence genome:
CCCAATTCTCCCTCCGAATGCTCCTGAGCTCCCCTTTGTGCCTCCCATCCCTCCGTGTGGCACCGGGAGCACCAGCTTGCTGCTGGCACGGAGCTTTCTCCGGGTGATTCAGCCGAGCTGGGGCATCCCACCTGGCTGCCTCTGTGTCCCCTGGGTGCCCCAACCCCGCTGCGCTCGCAGCCGTCCTGCCGGAGCTGCCGGCACAGCTTGGCTCCCGTGCGCCCGTTTGGTCCCATTTCCCTACTCTGCGGTGTCCACGGGGGCCGGATCGTGGTCCCCAGCACCCATCTGGGGGCTGGgatgggtgctgcagcaggagctctgctTGGCACCCTGTGCTGATGGGCACCCCATGCAGGTGTCCGTGCcaggggggctcctgggggcaCCTCCAGGTGGAGCAAAGGCAGCCTAGAAGCATCACAACACCCCCCCACTCCGTCCTGTTCTATATCCAGTGTCTCTTGTCCCCAAATCCACGTCCCGTGAGGGGCTGGGAGCGCATAAGCAGACTTTTCAaagttggttttatttatttattttttcttttctcagcaaTGGTGCAAAGAATCAGACACTGTGACACGAGTGCAGGATTTGGAACCGCAAATAAAAATGGTTGTGGTTCTgcccttttaaaaatagctttgtcCCACGTCTTTCACAGCTCTCCTTTTATTGCCTTTAAAATCTAAATGAATTCCCAACCTCAACCCTGACCTGCAGTTCCGGTCCCGAGAGCCTTGTCCGGCTGTCGTGATGCCTCCCAACCCCAAATCCACCCCCCTCTCGGTGCCTTCCTGGCCCCGCCGCGGTGCCAGGTGATTCGGGGGCACCGCTTTTGCCTGTCCCCTGCCTTCCTGTGGGCCCCCCCCTGGGGACCTCCctgtccccgctgccccccggcccTGAACGGAGCCGTCTGTGTctgcctcccgcagccccgccgTGCCCTGTTTGTGCTTTCCAGCTTTAGGCTGGAGGCTATTTCTGTTGATAGGTGCCGAGGgttggggggggaaggagggagcagggaggaaacCAGAGGCCCGGAGTGGGATCGAGCCGTAAATACGCTGCCTGCCGGTGGTTTTCCTGGGGGGGGACCCCTCGGTGtgtgcccccctgcagccccgtggAGCGGGGTGAGAGCACCCAGAAGGGGCAGGTGCCCCCAAAAGAGCTCCTGTGCTGATGTTGGGCAGGGAAAGGAGAGCGGGGCCTGCTTGGAGAGGGTTTGGGAACGGAGTGGCTGCCTGTGTGTGGgcaaggaggggggggggatgcCCTTGGGGCCCCCTCATGGCCAGAGGTGCCGGGGCCGTGTCTGGAGGGGAGGCCTCTgggtgctgccccagctcctctggaAACGTCCCCTCGCTGCCTGGGTGCCCCCTTTTTGGGTGCAAATCGTGGCTTTGCCCCACGGGGTCTGTCCCTGGGACACAAGAGGGGGACGTTGCAGGGCCTCCACGCCCGGGCAGCGTGGTGCAGGGGGGGTTGTGGCCGCAGGCTTTGCTCCAGCTCTGACGTTTCCTCGCTGAgcctcctgctccatccctcccctccgccgctggccccagctcctgcacttgGCCCTGCCGGGCTCCCCggcagccagctcctggctcagcGGGATGGGGCTGGAACAATTCCGTCCCCCCCCCTGacaccctcctcttcctccgcGGGAGGTGGCTGGCAGGAAAGGACACCGCGTCCCGGcggctctgctggcagccctggTCGCGTGCCGCCCCgtggtgctggggcagagccccggggatgctcagctcctgctttggGGTTTGCAGGAGGAGCGGTGCCGGGACCGAACCCAGCAGCTCTGAGGGTTTGGGGAAGGAGCTTGGCTCCCCTCAGCCTTGCTCAAAGCACCCCTGGGGGGCCAAATTCTGTGCTGCCCatcgctggggctgggggagatgcTGTGACTGCCCTCCAGCCCCGTTGGTACCCTGAGCCCATCGCCCCACGGCCTCACCCCGAGCCCCCCAAGCTCCTCGCAGCTCCCTGGGAGCAGCCGAGGGCCGGAGGGGGCCCGGGGCATGCGTTTGGGCACCGTGGGGTGATTTTGGGCGCTGTTTTCCTCCCTGGCTATGAAAGGTCCCATTcatcccctgcagcagggctcaaATTCTCCTCCGGGTCTCTAAGCGTGCGTTAAAGGAGAGAGGGGATTATGGAGCGGCTCCAGCCCGGCCACGGGGCCGGTTGTGatgcaacaaaaatattacGAAAGCTGCCGGGGCCGAGGGACGGCGGCTGCCAGCCACGGAGCCGCACACGGGGCCGCGGCGTCCCGGTGCCCTCAGGGGGGTCCCCGGGCTCTGTGCCCACCCGGCCCCTTTGGGATCCGGGCTGATTTGGGGTCGTGGCAGCAGGGCACGGCTCTGCCCCTTCCCCCCGCGGTGTCGCTGGGTCCTGCTCCTCCTGCGCCCCCCTCAATTcctggggttttggggtctgCGCCTTGCGGCCCTGGCCCCGCTCGGTGCCTGTGTCAGCGCTCAGCTTGGGTTTCCACTTTAATGAACTCGAGCAGGAGGAACATGGAAAAACCTGGGCTGGAGCCTCCCACGCCTGCCTTCCCCAACAAAGGCCTCATTGAGGCCGGGCCGGCTCCCTGCCACCGAGGTGCCCGGTGCCTCGCCGGGGGGCAGGAGCCATCTatggggggggacacggagggTGCTGAGGGCATCGGGGCTGCACGGGGCACCCCGGTGGGCTGGCGGTGCTCGTTTTGGTGGGGGGCACCGTGAGGGAGCCGAGGGCATCGATCATGGGGCCGGGCAGTCCCAGCAtggggcaggaaggcaggcGGGCGTCGTGGTGTGGGGATTTCAGCCATCGCTGCCCCAAAACCAGGTCCTGGAGGAGCCACGAGCGTGGCTGGGATGTGGGGATCGGGGTGGGCTGAGCTCGGGGACCGGCCCCAAACCCCGTGTCCTGTCCCCCCCAACCCTGCCCACTCCTCGCTCCCGGCAGACGCGCAAGCTGTCGAAGACGGAGCGGCAGCGCTTCAGCGAGGAGGTGGAGATGCtgaaggggctgcagcaccccaaCATCGTTCGCTTCTACGACTCCTGGAAGTCGTCCGTCAAGGGCCAGATCTGCATCGTGCTGGTCACGGAGCTCATGACCTCCGGCACCCTCAAGACGTGAGCCGGGGGGGGAGCACAGGGGAGGGGAATGGGAGGCGAGGGGATGGTCCTCACCCACCTCACGGGCTCTCGGTGAAGAGGACAGGGCGCTACGGGGCTGGGTGGGGGTCCGGGGGGGTCACAGGGCAGCGCTGGCCTCTCCCCACAACTGGCACCCCAGCTCCGACGTCCCCTTTGCAGCCTGGGGGTGGGCACGGGGCGGCTCCGGGGTGAGGAAGGGTCCGGGGTTGGGCTTGGTGCCTtcaggggggggggggagctccGACGCCAGCCCCCGCGTCCACCTCGCAGCTACCTGAAGCGGTTCAAGGAGATGAAGCTGAAAGTGCTGCAGCGCTGGAGCCGGCAGATCCTGAAGGGGCTGCATTTCCTGCACACCCGCTCGCCCCCCATCATCCACCGCGACCTCAAGTGCGACAACATCTTCATCACCGGCCCCACCGGCTCCGTCAAGATCGGCGACCTGGGGCTGGCCACGCTGAAGCGAGCCTCCTTCGCCAAGAGCGTGATAggtgggggcacggggggggcaaCCCCGCGGGGGAATTTGGGGGGCTCGCGGGTGGCACCGGGCGGCCCCCCGAAGGCGACGCTGAGCCCCGCGGTGCCCCCCAGGCACCCCCGAATTCATGGCCCCGGAGATGTACGAGGAGAAGTACGACGAGGCGGTGGACGTGTACGCCTTCGGGATGTGCATGCTGGAGATGGCCACCTCGGAGTACCCCTACTCGGAGTGCCAGAACGCCGCCCAGATCTACCGCAAGGTCACCTCGGTgagcgccgggggggggggggtgagacGGCGATGGGATGGGGGCAGTGGGACCTCGCCGCTCCCCGCGGCTTGGCAGGTTGTGCAAGAAGCTAAAATTAGGTGGGGAGGTGAGAGGGGGCTCGGCCCCGTGagctgcacagggcagggaCACCCGCCTGCCTCGCCCCGTGCCGCCGGAGCATTAATGGGGTGGAACGGGCACCGGGGTTGCCTTTAGCTGGACTCAGCCGGCTCCTACCTGCTGGGGTGGGAGCCCAAAGCCCCCCGGGGGCCTGGATCCAGCTGCCGAATGGTGTCTGGCCCCCCCCCGGGCAATGTCCTGTCTGTTGGGGCCCCCACAAACCTGCTCGAGCCCCGGTGGAGGCTGACGggtgctgcctgcctcccccaggGGCTGAAGCCCAGCAGCTTCTACAAGGTGAAGGTGCCCGAGCTGAAGGAGATCATCGAGGGCTGCATCCGCATGGACAAGGACGAGAGGTGGGAGAGGAGCCGGGGCCGCAGAGCCCTGCCCTGGGtgcctgcacccatgggtgccccccgTGCACAGCGAGCGGCCGCGTCCCGGCGCTGAGCacccttttttcctccaggtACACCATCCAGGACCTGCTGGAGCACTCCTTCTTCCAGGAGGACACGGGCGTGCACGTGGAGCTGGCCGAGGAGGACGACGGCGTCAAGTCCGGCCTGAAGCTCTGGCTGCGCATGGACGACACCAAGAAGCTGCACGGCAAGTACAAGGACAACAACGCCATCGAGTTCCTCTTCGAGCTCTACAAGGACGTGGCCGAGGAGGTGGCCCAGGAGATGGTGGGTGCTGCGGGGTGCAGGTTTTGGGGGGACGAcggggtgccggggggctcCCCGAGGACCGCTACGAGCCCTGCTCCCGCACAGGTGATTTTGGGTTTCGTCTGCGAGGCCGATTACAAGCTGGTGGCCAAAGCCGTGCGGGACCGCGTGGTCGCCATCAAGCGCAAGAGGGAGAAGCTGAAGCGGGCGCGGGACGCGGTGCCGCCGGCCGAGCTGGGCCAGGGGCCCGGcgtcctgcagctgctggaggattTCAAGTCCCCGCTGCCGTCGGGTGTCCCCACGCCCGCCCCGGCCACTCCCGGCTCTGGGGACTCCGTTTTCGGCAACGCCTTCCCACCGGAGCCCGAGGAGCCCGAGGCCGACCAGCACTTCGTGTACCGGCACACCAGCTACTCCTCGGCCACCTGTACGTAGGCACGGGGAGGCGAACGCGCGTCCCACCCGAAATATATTTCCCGGGGAGGGGATTAAGAGCCGAGGGGGCCCCGTTTCTGGCCGCGCTCGCTCAACTCGTGCTTGCCCCCAGCCGACTGCGAAACGGACGGCTACCTGAGCTCCTCCGGCTTCCTCGACTCCCCGGACCTCTCCCATCGCAGCGCCTCGGCGGGGACCCCCACCagcccgccgcccgcccgccccgtgCGCTGCTTCCCCACGGTGAGTCCCCTCTTTTGGGGAgatcgggggggggggatcacggtggcagcagcagcagcagccccggctcACGGCCTCGTGTCCCCGCAGAGCATCGCGGTGCAGCTGCCCACCGAGCGCCTGCCGCCCGCCAGCGGCTTCTCCTCCCCGGTGGACAGGTGAGCCCCGAGCTGTGGGGTTGGGGAGAGGGGGCGGCGGAGGGGAACGGGCACGGTGACGCCTCGGGGCTTCCCGCAGCTACGCCTCGGACGTGGCTTCGGGGATGAGCGACGGCTACGAGGGGCTCTCGGCCAGCGAGAGGAGCAGCAAGCTGCCGGCCAAGAGGGCAGCGGGGAAGCTGCTGCGGCGCCGAGCCCGGTCCAGGCTGCGCATCACCAACGTGAGTTGCTtggggggggtgctggggtggctgCGTCCCCGCTCCCCGCAGCGCTGAGCTCGTCGTCCTGCCGCCCGCAGATCTCCGACAAGAACGACCGGGTGGTGGAGTGCCAGCTGCAGACCTACAACAACAAGATGGTGACGTTCAAGTTCGACCTGGACGGGGACAACCCCGAGGAAATCGCCGCCGTCATGGTGAGGAtggggctgcaggtggtggtgggggtggtggtgatggggaCGGCGGCTGCGGGTCGCTGAGCACCCCCCTCGCCGCCCCATTTCCAGGTCCACAACGAGTTCATCCTCAAGTCGGAGCAGGACGGCTTCATCCACCGCATCCGGGACATCATCCAGCGCGTGGAGACCCTTCTGCGCAAGGACGGGCGCGGCGCCGCCGAGCTGCCCGAAAACCCCGAGGCAGAGGGTGGCAGCAGCCGGCCCGTGAGTACCCGGCCCCGGGACCCCCTTGCTGGGGACCCTGGGGACACCGAGCACAGCTCGGGGGGGAGCTGCCCGGTGCTGGGGACGTGCGGTGTGGGCACCGATCCCCTCCAGCTCCGTGTAGGATGCGCCCCGGGGTCGTGGGGGCACCGTGCCCGGCAGAGCCACCGGTTGCTGCCCCCTGCTCGCGGTGGGGACGTTTTAGGGACAAGCTGGGGTCTGGCTCAGCTCGTCCCATCCCGTCCTGGTGCTCAGTGTCTCCTTcctcagcaggcagagctgcagctgcaggagctctcgcgctccatctcctcctcctcctcgctcaGCGGTACGTCCCGCGCCCCCGGCCGAGCCGAGAGGGGGTCCCGGGGTTATGGGGGAACACgacaggaggggagggggccgcATCGTGCCGGGGCTGAGCACCACGGGCGTCTCTCCCCCTTGTACCACAGACCTGggctgcaccagccccagcctctcgCTGCAGTCCCCGGTGCTGCCGGCGCTGAGCAGCTCCCTGTCGGAGAACGACCTCTCCAGCCCCGCCGAGCCGCCGGCACCCCAAACCCGAGGGCAGCCGCCGGTGCTGCCGGGCTCCCCTGCAGGTActccgtccgtctgtccgtccctccatccatccgtccgtcCATCCGGGCCGCTGACGCcccctttttccatttctctcccccccgCAGGCTCGGTGCAGACCTGGCCCCTGCTCTCCACAGCTCCCTCCTGGCCGACGGCAGCGCCGCTCTTCCCCCAACCCCCCTCCCCGAGcaccccggggggggctccccccgTTCCCCTTGCCCTCCCTCCCGCCCTCCCCTCGTCCCCCgtccccagcagccccgtgAGCCCCCCCGTGACCAGCGGACCCTGGTCCCCGACCACCCCGCTCCTGTCCCTGGCCAACGTCTTCTCCCTGGCGGTGATGAGCGTGGCCCACACGCTGCTGCCCGCCGTCTCCTCCATCGCCACCTCGGGGGGCCACCTCTACCCCCCGCTGCTGCCTCGGCCTCAAAACCTCGTCCTGGGACCCCCTCGTTTCGTCTACCCCGACCCCGCCAGCATGGCCAAGCCCCCCCCGGCTCACGGCGGGGCGCTGGGGGCCACTGTCCCCGCTGCGGGGGGTGCTGtgcccttctctcctccagcacCGCCGGGGGGTGAGGCCGCGGGGAGCCCCCCTGCACCGCCGCCACCGAGCGCGTCCACGCCGGGGAGCCTGGAGGGCAGCGGGGTGAGTGCGGGGCGGGGAGGGCTCCGGGGGTGCTTTTAGGGTTGGGATGCGGAGCCCTCTTGGCCCTAGGGACACCAGGGGGGTGAACGGGCAGCGGGTCGCAAGGGCTTTGATGGTTTTGGGGTGTCTGCAGGTGCCGCTCGGCCCCCCCAAGCCCAGCCACCCGCTCATCGTCGCCGAGTCGCTGCCGCCCGGCGTGCCCAAGGCGCGGCTGTCGCCCATCAACGAAGGTGAGGCGGGGAAGGGGCCGTGCCCACCCCGAGGAGGGGGTGACGCCGCGCCCCCCTCCCCGACCTCCCAGCTCAcccccaggccctgctgcttccccccccccggcagaAGCCAAGCCGCAGATCCTGGGCCGCTTCCAGGTGACGCCGTCCAAGGAGCCAGCGGTCGTCGCCTCGCCGGCACCGGGCAGCGGCGAGGGCGAGGAGCGAGGCACCGAGCTGGCGGCGAGCGGCtcccccctgcccgccgcccccggcacggggagaagcagcagcagcagcagcagcagcagcagctcctcggAGTCGGAGGCAGCGGTGCAGGACCCCGAGGTGGAGGAGGCGCTGCCCGGGGAGTGCACGGTGgtggcggcggcagcggcggcggccgaGAGCGAGCGGGAAGGCGCCGGGGAGGAGGGCGCTGAGGGTGCCCCGCAGGCGGTGCTGAGCCAGGTGTGGCTGAGCTACTCCCGCAGCCTGTCCTACGTCAGCAGCGACGACACCGAGAGCGAGGACGAGGAGATctgggaggagctgcagagcctgcGCCAGAAGTGAGCAGCCCCTTGGGCCGGGGGAATCTGTGTGGGGTGCCGCACCCCGGGAGGGTTCCCCTGTCCCCCTTGGAAAACTTGGGGGTTTTCCAAGCTcagctcccctccctgcttctCTCCCAAGGCACCTGGCTgaagtgcagctgctgcagagcagccagaagAAGGAGATCGAGGAGCTGTACCTGCGGATGGGGAAGCAGCCCCCGCTGGGCATCGTCTCCCCCGCCGCCATGCTCTCCAGCCGCCAGCGCCGCCTCTCCAAGGGCAGCTTCAACCCCTCCCGCCGCAACAGCCTGCAGCGCCTCGAGCTGGCGCAGCCCCAAGGTACAAACCCCGGAGCTCTCCGTGGCTCCTCGCAGGGAATTGGGAGAGTTTtgacccccccccggggcgCAGCTCGGTGCCCCAGCTCAGGGCCCATCCGTCCCCGCAGGGATCATGCGGCGAAACTCGCTGAGCGGCAGCAGCACCGGCTCCCAGGAGCAGCGCGTGAGCAAGGGGGTGACCTTTGCGGATGATTTTGGCCGCATGGTAAGGGGCgggggcctgatcctgctgcCCGTAAACCCCCCCAGAGCgctcccagcacccccccaGCTCACTGACACCTCTCTCCCGCAGTAGGCAGCCGGCCGGGAGTGACTTCGTGAACTACCTCAACCAAGTGCCTGCTGCCCCGCAGGGGGTGGGAGCCCCCCACGCCTCCTGGGGAGCAGCCAGCGGGGTCTCTGCCGTGGGGGGGGCCAGCCCCAACCCTTCTGCACCCTtccagggctgggctggcagcactCCGCTCATCCCTATGTGTCCCCGTCTGCTCCTGTCCCTTCTCTGCTGCGCTCCAGCTGCGGGAGGGAGCAGGGCGCTGGCACCCCTCGCAGCCCCGCGCCTCGTCCTGGCTCCCCGAGCAGAACCCAGCCTGCTCCGTGCCCCCGTTGCACCGCGTCCTCTGCCTTACTCCACCTCGCCGTCCTCCAGCCTCGTCCCCGCGGCACAAAGCGGCGCCTTCCCCTCCTCGGCTGCTCCGAGCCCAAAATCAACGCGGGGCCGTGCCCGAAAAATGATGGaaccgggggctgcggggggcggGGTGAGGGTGAATTTTGTTACAAACCCACGTCTGGGAAGCGTTTCATAAATACAAATCGAACACAAAGCGGCTCTGGCTGTGTctgtggaggagctggctgctgagAAGAGCACAAACTGAGTAAAACGGGTACAAATAAGAAGGGAAAGGTGcaacttttcagctttttgagAAAATCACCTCAGCAGCCGGCCGGGTGTGTGCCCCCAAGCTGGATCCCGGCTGATTTAACGGCAGGCACCGAGGCAGGCTCCAGTCACGAGGCGTTTATTACATTAGGGCTGGGCGGcagagccccctgcccaccccagagCGCGCCCCCCGCCCGGTCCCGGTCCCATTCCCGTTCCCGGTGGGACAcgggggggagatggggaggggggggggcagcaccctgccCGCAGGGGAACCTCAGGGGAACCGCCGGGACCCCTCAGGCCGCGCTGGGCCCACCGGGCCGCTCCGTGGCCggcccggggctgctccccccgCCGCCTCACGCCGTGCTCCGGGGCCGGGCCGCCCTCAGGTGGCCGCGCTCCGCTCCCGTTGCGAGGCCCGGGCCCGCGCCGCCTCcgcctccagctccagctcgtCCAGGAAGCGCTCCTGAGACACCGAGTAGAAGGTGTAGCCGTCTGCGGGGCGTTAAGGAGAGCACCGGGagggcaccgggaccccccacccccacccccaaccCCCTCCCGGTCCCCTCCCGGTCCCCTCCCGGCCCTGCAGGATACAGATCCCCGCCGTCACGGCGCCGATGCCCAGCGCCAGCAGCACGTTGCGGCCTCGGAGCCGCTTCTGTAAGGCTCGCTGGCGCTGGGCGAGCTCCACCTGCGCCATGAAGCGGCGCTGCTCCGGGCTCAGCCCCGGCTCCCGCGCGGGGTCGATGCGCTGCGCcaccgccgcctccccgcccgcctccctgggcgccgccatcttgccttgccgccgctgccgccgccgcgggGGAGCGGGAGCCaatgggaagggaggggagggaccAGAGCGGGCGGCTCGCTGAGGGGAGGCGTCGAGTGATTGGCTGCGGCGCGGCACGCGGCTGGAGGAGGGAGCGAGAGGCGCGAGGTGATTGGTGGAAGCGGCGGTGATTGGCAGGGGCTGGGCCGGGAGGGCGGGCGCTGAGGTGGGGTCCTGAGGGCCTCGGGGGCGTCGAGGCCGCCCCGGGAGTCCCAGTCCCGGTCCCGGGGCCTCCCCCGGGGCTTCTGCCCCGGCCCCATCGACCCTCGGAGGCTGTGGGTGAAGTCTCCCAGCCCCCAGGCGGGCTCCTGTGGCCGGTGGCCTCGCCACCCCCCTCAGGTGTCCACCACTGTTGGTAACAAGGGGAATTACCCACATAATCACTGCCCGGAGTGACCAAAATAGTTAATTAAGGGAATTACCCAATTAATTAGCGCTGGGAATTACCCAATCCCTTAATTTTTTGAATTCGGGGGGGGGGTGGATGGCTAGGATGGGGTCCCAGGCGGTGCCCAGGTTTTACAGCTCCGAGCCCCTCTTCGGCGGGGTGGCCCCTGAGGTGATGGAGGCCTCGCTGCTGCGCCTGGCCGCGGAGAACGAGCGGTACCTCAGCGAGCTGCCCGGCCAGGCCGGCTGCTGCAAGGATTGCAGGACCGTGGGTGAGGCCCCTCGAGGCTGGAGCAGCCACCTGATGAGCTGCGTCCGTCTGAATTCAATGATGTGCGCTCattctgtttcatgtttttttttttttcccttcagaattCATCTTCCTTTTGGCTGAAAAATGGCACTTGGACCATTCGGCAAGGTATCAGGCGGTAGAGTTGCTAGAAAGGTAATCAACGCCTCGATAACGAAGCAGGCATCCCGTGTGGCTGTACCAGCCCTGCCCTTTGCCAGTCATTCAAACAACACAATAATTTTCTCACTTAAAGCTTTGCCTTTTTACTTTGCTCAAGTCAATAGCTGTACGTATTTTCTGTGTACGCGcagaattgcttttcttttttttcttagcagcaAAGTGTTTTTCATAGGTTTATGATCAAGCAAGTAGAGCAAATCTGTAAGTCCCCCAGTGAGAACATGGAAGGTACCAAAGAAGGCAGCAGTCGGAGCTCTCTGAAAGAACAGATGTATGACACGTTTGTCCTGCGACTGGTGTCGTGCATTCAGCTTGCAAGCAAACTTTCCTTGCACTATAACGTAAGCTATCTAAACTTTTGCCAGTAGCATTTTCAGTACTGTAGCGAATTATCTAACACCTTTAAAGAATcgattttctttctgaaaatcaggagtgataacaaaatacaaaggatAGCAAAACGAGGCCCTAAACTACTTGCATTTAGGGCAGGTTCATTGGCCTTCCTCGTGTAAAAATTTGTCAGGAGTTGTCCCAGTACGGATCGCTAAGAATCCCAGCCTGTGGGTGTTGGGAAGCGTACAGCTGCAAAGGGCCCACCCCTGGCTGGGGAAGGTTTGTGGGGTTACAAGGAGCCGACGAAAAAGTTCTCAGCTGGATTTTTCATGCCAGCTTAAAAGGTTGGGGAGCCAGCTGGGTTAACGTGCAGTCTTACAACTGCAGTGGGTCACGCTTAAATTTAACAGGAGGAGCAAAGCAAGAAGCAAATATTGTAACAGGTGTCCTATTGCCTTtctcaaaatagaaaataacttgtggtggtgttttttttcctcttcagataGTTAACAGCAACACAGCTTTAAAATTCCTGCAATCCTTAAAGTACTCGTACACCAAACAGGAGCTGCTCGAGTCAGAGCTTGCTGTTTTAGAAACTCTGCAGTTCCAGATCAATGTGTCAACTCCTCTGGCTTACATCGAGTTGCTTCTCGAGGTTTTAGGTAAGAGTATTAGTAGGAGAGAAtgataaagattttattaagaGTAATGGAGCTGTTACTGAAATAGAGCTGGCTGAAACAAACGTCCTACGTTACATCTCTTGGCACACTGTGAGGGCGCCTGAAACTTTTCAGACTTTGCCTTTCAGGTGAGAACTTTGTCTTTAATCGATCTGCAGGACGTAGTCTGACTGCCAGTCCCGAACCAATCTGTAAATGGTTGAGTTTAAACCCCCAGAGCACGTTTTCTAAAATGacttaaccatttttttttgcctgcctCTGACAACCTGAGTCTCAGAATGAGTGTAATTAGGCTGAGATTGAGAAGGCTCCAGAAACAAAGGGCACTTCTCCCCAGAAATCTTCATCCCTCCCTTCGAGTAACTAGCGCCTCTTCCTGATTCAAGTGAATGACCCCAAACGTATGGCTAATTACGTGTGATCTCTACACCAGGACATAACGGCTGCTTACTTCCTGCAAAGCCCTTGCATCAGATGTGTGTGCAGCTACTAGACTTCTTGTATCTTGAAAGAGAGGCCATCTACGACACGTTACTGAAGACTGCCATCGAAAATTCGACACCAAGTGAACTGCAGGTGTAAGTGGCTTGcgtttaaaataagtttttgaaGTTGCAACCTGGGAAAAAGGCTAAGAAATAGCACCCTGGTTCTCGTTATTCTGCTTTTTGGGCacctgcttttaaattttttaatgtgttggGCTGTCAGCATTGTCGATGGATCTTTGCATACCAGCTCAAAGCAACGTGCTGCACGTTTGCTTTCGGGGCAAGCTAGGAAAGTGTTTAACTTCAACTGAAAAATCCAGCTGTAGGTCTGTTGGCGAACGCTGATAGCATCAGTTTTATTTGGGCTGAAAGACTCTGAGCTAACGTGGTcagaggctgtgcagggctTACAGAAGTGGGTGGTTTGGAGCTACAGACCTAGCATCGTTTTATACCAGGAGACGCTTTTACTTGTGCAGAGCCAAGTTTTTGGCAGTAAAGGAAGATTTCATGCTCTTGGCAGTTGG
Encoded here:
- the CNTD1 gene encoding cyclin N-terminal domain-containing protein 1, translating into MGSQAVPRFYSSEPLFGGVAPEVMEASLLRLAAENERYLSELPGQAGCCKDCRTVEFIFLLAEKWHLDHSARYQAVELLERFMIKQVEQICKSPSENMEGTKEGSSRSSLKEQMYDTFVLRLVSCIQLASKLSLHYNIVNSNTALKFLQSLKYSYTKQELLESELAVLETLQFQINVSTPLAYIELLLEVLGHNGCLLPAKPLHQMCVQLLDFLYLEREAIYDTLLKTAIENSTPSELQVAKFLAVKEDFMLLAVGIISTSAFVLNPEHWKQVVEHLNCITGITSQSILEFSYAVLKHVLGSTTPKQQRRK
- the LOC116498392 gene encoding cytochrome c oxidase assembly factor 3 homolog, mitochondrial, with protein sequence MAAPREAGGEAAVAQRIDPAREPGLSPEQRRFMAQVELAQRQRALQKRLRGRNVLLALGIGAVTAGIYGYTFYSVSQERFLDELELEAEAARARASQRERSAAT
- the WNK4 gene encoding LOW QUALITY PROTEIN: serine/threonine-protein kinase WNK4 (The sequence of the model RefSeq protein was modified relative to this genomic sequence to represent the inferred CDS: deleted 1 base in 1 codon; substituted 1 base at 1 genomic stop codon), whose amino-acid sequence is MADVTLDKLKIKPFSFQGPPGRDSRLVFSFLLQLAQRGEEEECASPRRTLPGRAAAAFPCGFSGGEVHARGELELVVIAFPGAHPVPIPVLSPVPVPTRCPPRFPVPLPPAQRTRGGGGRPEAGSGRGGAGATGRGRSGAGAGAGARAGCSGTAPGCGAAAPGAELREPAAEPEPTATGAMSQPEAERAGGGGGGSAAEPGPPGRAPHRNRGRRPSGRDPRRASSRFNRRSSVELELLGYPPPAGGSPPPPPPPPGAAGPREPEETESEEVETRAVATSPDGRFLKFDIEIGRGSFKTVYKGLDTETTVEVAWCELQTRKLSKTERQRFSEEVEMLKGLQHPNIVRFYDSWKSSVKGQICIVLVTELMTSGTLKTYLKRFKEMKLKVLQRWSRQILKGLHFLHTRSPPIIHRDLKCDNIFITGPTGSVKIGDLGLATLKRASFAKSVIGTPEFMAPEMYEEKYDEAVDVYAFGMCMLEMATSEYPYSECQNAAQIYRKVTSGLKPSSFYKVKVPELKEIIEGCIRMDKDERYTIQDLLEHSFFQEDTGVHVELAEEDDGVKSGLKLWLRMDDTKKLHGKYKDNNAIEFLFELYKDVAEEVAQEMVILGFVCEADYKLVAKAVRDRVVAIKRKREKLKRARDAVPPAELGQGPGVLQLLEDFKSPLPSGVPTPAPATPGSGDSVFGNAFPPEPEEPEADQHFVYRHTSYSSATSDCETDGYLSSSGFLDSPDLSHRSASAGTPTSPPPARPVRCFPTSIAVQLPTERLPPASGFSSPVDSYASDVASGMSDGYEGLSASERSSKLPAKRAAGKLLRRRARSRLRITNISDKNDRVVECQLQTYNNKMVTFKFDLDGDNPEEIAAVMVHNEFILKSEQDGFIHRIRDIIQRVETLLRKDGRGAAELPENPEAEGGSSRPQAELQLQELSRSISSSSSLSDLGCTSPSLSLQSPVLPALSSSLSENDLSSPAEPPAPQTRGQPPVLPGSPAGSVQTWPLLSTAPSWPTAAPLFPQPPSPSTPGGAPPVPLALPPALPSSPVPSSPVSPPVTSGPWSPTTPLLSLANVFSLAVMSVAHTLLPAVSSIATSGGHLYPPLLPRPQNLVLGPPRFVYPDPASMAKPPPAHGGALGATVPAAGGAVPFSPPAPPGGEAAGSPPAPPPPSASTPGSLEGSGVPLGPPKPSHPLIVAESLPPGVPKARLSPINEEAKPQILGRFQVTPSKEPAVVASPAPGSGEGEERGTELAASGSPLPAAPGTGRSSSSSSSSSSSSESEAAVQDPEVEEALPGECTVVAAAAAAAESEREGAGEEGAEGAPQAVLSQVWLSYSRSLSYVSSDDTESEDEEIWEELQSLRQKHLAEVQLLQSSQKKEIEELYLRMGKQPPLGIVSPAAMLSSRQRRLSKGSFNPSRRNSLQRLELAQPQAQGPSVPAGIMRRNSLSGSSTGSQEQRVSKGVTFADDFGRMAAGREXLRELPQPSACCPAGGGSPPRLLGSSQRGLCRGGGQPQPFCTLPGLGWQHSAHPYVSPSAPVPSLLRSSCGREQGAGTPRSPAPRPGSPSRTQPAPCPRCTASSALLHLAVLQPRPRGTKRRLPLLGCSEPKINAGPCPKNDGTGGCGGRGEGEFCYKPTSGKRFINTNRTQSGSGCVCGGAGC